A single genomic interval of Sebastes umbrosus isolate fSebUmb1 chromosome 9, fSebUmb1.pri, whole genome shotgun sequence harbors:
- the LOC119494422 gene encoding alpha-1A adrenergic receptor-like: MSLSTDNVTNLWKNGSSELNFTNSSGGNHTELDLTRAIPLGMVLGAFIVFAIAGNILVILSVMCNRHLRTPTNYFIINLAIADLLLGTTVLPVSATLEILDYWVFGRIFCDIWAAVDVLCCTASIMSLCVISIDRYIGVSYPLQYPGIVTEKRALLAMLGVWALSVVISIGPLFGWKQPPSPDDTVCPITEEPFYALFSSLGSFYIPLIVILVMYCRVYIVAKRTTKNLEAGVMRERMNSGELTLRIHKGSQVQEETGGSSSTGGGKSQGRAHQARSSLTVKLLKFSREKKAAKTLGVVVGMFTLCWLPFFLALPIGSFNVNLRPPDVLFKVIFWLGYFNSCLNPIIYPCYNREFKLAFIRILRCQWHQRKHPGWRAYNYRSSNFTSSGHSRKGSTDHNSSCLNGSQRTLPSSASPSPSYLSRGLQPCPEGETLYIWGDNTPTPSPNLLPGSPTDCQLAALRGEGRGGKPAEETHGGIFSFSFGKNRDKGGINKDSMVPDDRV, from the exons ATGAGTCTGAGCACTGACAATGTCACAAACTTGTGGAAAAATGGTTCTTCGGAGCTCAACTTCACCAACAGCTCCGGTGGGAACCACACCGAGTTGGACCTCACCAGAGCCATCCCTCTCGGCATGGTCCTGGGCGCTTTCATCGTGTTCGCCATCGCGGGCAACATCCTCGTCATCCTCTCGGTGATGTGCAACAGGCACCTGCGGACACCCACCAACTACTTCATCATCAACCTGGCCATCGCAGACCTGCTGCTGGGCACCACGGTGCTGCCGGTGTCCGCCACCCTGGAGATCTTAGACTACTGGGTGTTCGGCAGGATCTTCTGCGACATCTGGGCAGCGGTGGACGTGCTGTGCTGCACCGCGTCCATCATGAGCCTGTGCGTCATCTCCATCGACCGCTACATCGGGGTGAGCTACCCGCTGCAGTACCCGGGCATCGTGACGGAGAAGCGGGCTCTGCTGGCCATGCTCGGCGTGTGGGCGCTGTCGGTGGTCATCTCCATCGGTCCTCTGTTCGGCTGGAAGCAGCCGCCGTCGCCGGACGACACGGTGTGCCCAATCACAGAGGAGCCCTTTTACGCACTCTTCTCCTCCTTGGGCTCCTTCTACATCCCGCTCATCGTTATCCTGGTCATGTACTGCCGCGTgtacatagtggccaaacgcaCCACTAAGAACCTGGAGGCAGGTGTGATGCGCGAGAGGATGAACTCAGGTGAGCTGACTCTCAGGATCCATAAGGGCTCTCAGGTGCAAGAGGAGACAGGTGGCAGCTCGAGCACAGGTGGTGGGAAGAGCCAGGGCCGCGCGCACCAAGCGAGAAGTTCCCTCACGGTGAAACTTCTCAAGTTCTCCAGGGAGAAGAAAGCTGCAAAGACTTTGGGAGTTGTGGTCGGCATGTTTACGCTTTGTTGGCTGCCCTTCTTCCTCGCCTTACCCATAG GGTCTTTTAATGTGAACTTGCGGCCACCTGATGTCCTCTTCAAAGTGATCTTCTGGCTGGGCTACTTCAACAGCTGCCTGAACCCCATCATCTACCCCTGCTACAACCGCGAGTTCAAACTGGCTTTCATCCGCATCCTACGATGCCAGTGGCACCAGCGTAAACACCCCGGCTGGAGGGCATACAATTACCGCTCCTCCAACTTCACCTCCTCCGGACACTCACGCAAAGGCTCAACGGATCACAACTCTAGCTGCTTGAACGGCAGCCAGCGCACTCTGCCCTCCTCAGCCAGCCCGAGCCCCAGCTACCTgagcaggggtctccaaccttgcCCCGAAGGGGAAACATTATACATCTGGGGGGACAACACCCCAACTCCCTCACCCAACCTGCTGCCTGGCAGCCCCACAGACTGCCAGCTGGCAGCTCTGAGgggggagggaagaggagggaagcCAGCTGAAGAGACTCATGGTggtattttctctttctcctttggGAAGAATAGAGACAAGGGAGGGATCAACAAAGACAGCATGGTGCCTGATGACAGAGTGTGA
- the LOC119494420 gene encoding NACHT, LRR and PYD domains-containing protein 1b allele 1-like isoform X4 — protein sequence MEARGPFFKPDPKGGPPSDEHIVDRCKDQLIHNVSDVEPILDELLTKMVIQQESYDKISAPPTSEEKMRELLDGHLTAVGSKDIFYDLSVEKQKPEHEDPRMSGSDDGHMGNVVWHEGSSSNKLMVVTGSEMSPEVDWIKLEPEVNCVDAEYAPIYSLQSEAGNFECSVSGLRWVSKDKVSLKYQFGSWEEHMERLKTLDYFPGGPLLDVTVIAGKLDEAYLPHWICTEDVPRILRKMAVLHIDTCGDVVEQVSEVTPSHVKLSQPIFSPKGVLMRVGFPVKINCKVLIYKTNEAFLTLHVYLIPRDPALQQTIKKKESSRGHKMIQKQYPEKSLKMRDRFILTADLDSAEIYPEKLKLIYEGSDPNFFEVFIENPDSHFQLTIRHESEPVWTCAIRKDDYQNTGDIQEKYDKPTNCVEQVSGVTQTHVKLSQPIRPLRGILMRFGLPVKINCKVLIYKTNKAFLTLHVYLIPHDPALQQVIAVIMLIHMIHSSKHRQPCCNLEASLCCGCLFSPQNIEIKESYRGSKMIQKPYPEKSLQMRDRFILTADLESAEIYPEKLKLMYEGSDPNFFEVFIENPDSRFQLTIRHGSEPVWTCAIQTGQWL from the exons ATGGAAGCGCGTGGACCGTTCTTCAAGCCTGATCCCAAGGGCG GTCCTCCCTCAGATGAACACATTGTGGATAGATGTAAAGATCAGCTGATCCACAATGTGAGCGACGTTGAACCAATTTTGGATGAGCTCCTCACCAAGATGGTTATTCAACAGGAAAGTTATGATAAAATCAGCGCTCCCCCGACCTCGGAGGAGAAGATGAGGGAGCTCCTTGATGGtcatctgacagctgttgggagCAAAGACATCTTCTACGACTTATCTGTTGAGAAACAGAAGCCAGAACATGAAGATCCAAG GATGTCTGGGAGTGATGACGGACACATGGGGAATGTCGTGTGGCATGAGGGT AGTTCCTCTAACAAGCTAATGGTCGTAACCGGAAGTGAAATGTCCCCTGAGGTTGACTGGATTAAACTTGAGCCTGAAGTGAACTGTGTGGATGCAGAGTATGCTCCAATTTACAG CCTGCAGTCTGAAGCAGGTAACTTTGAATGCAGTGTCTCTGGCTTGCGCTGGGTTAGTAAGGATAAGGTCAGCTTGAAGTACCAGTTTGGCTCCTGGGAGGAGCACATGGAGAGACTGAAGACCCTGGATTACTTCCCTGGTGGTCCCCTACTGGACGTTACAGTCATTGCTGGAAAGTTAGATGAAGCTTATCTGCCACACTGGATCTGCACAG AAGACGTCCCTAGAATTTTACGCAAGATGGCAGTCCTCCACATAGATACCTGTGGAGACGTTGTGGAACAAGTGTCTGAGGTCACGCCATCCCATGTCAAGTTGTCCCAGCCAATTTTCTCTCCAAAAGGGGTCCTGATGAGAGTCGGCTTTCCAGTGAAAATTAACTGTAAAGTGTTAATATACAAGACCAACGAAGCATTCCTCACTCTGCATGTCTATCTGATCCCTCGTGATCCTGCTCTACAACAG ACCATAAAAAAGAAGGAATCATCCAGGGGACACAAAATGATCCAAAAGCAGTACCCGGAGAAGTCCCTGAAAATGCGCGATCGTTTCATCCTCACAGCCGATTTGGACAGTGCAGAAATTTACCCTGAG AAATTGAAGCTCATATATGAAGGCAGTGACCCAAACTTCTTTGAAGTGTTCATTGAAAATCCAGACAGTCATTTCCAGCTCACAATAAGACATGAATCTGAACCAGTGTGGACCTGTGCAATTCGAAAAG ATGACTATCAAAACACTGGTGATATTCAGGAGAAGTATG ACAAACCTACAAACTGTGTGGAACAAGTGTCTGGGGTCACGCAAACCCATGTCAAGTTGTCCCAGCCAATTCGCCCTCTAAGAGGGATCCTGATGAGATTCGGCCTTCCAGTGAAAATTAACTGTAAAGTGTTAATATACAAGACCAACAAAGCATTCCTCACTCTGCATGTCTATCTGATCCCTCATGATCCTGCTCTACAACAGGTTATTGCTGTCATCATGTTGATTCATATGATTCATTCTTCAAAACACAGACAGCCATGTTGTAACCTTGAAGCTTCTTTGTGCTGTGGATGTCTTTTTTCCCCACAGAACATAGAAATCAAGGAATCATACAGGGGATCCAAAATGATCCAAAAGCCGTACCCGGAGAAGTCCCTGCAAATGCGCGATCGTTTCATCCTCACAGCCGATTTGGAGAGTGCAGAAATTTACCCTGAG AAATTGAAGCTCATGTATGAAGGCAGTGACCCAAACTTCTTTGAAGTGTTCATTGAAAATCCAGACAGTCGTTTCCAGCTCACAATAAGACATGGATCTGAACCAGTGTGGACCTGTGCAATTCAAACAGGTCAGTGGTTATAG